The Magnetococcus sp. PR-3 genomic interval GCCCGGCACCACTGACACCCGATTTACTGTCGGCAATGATCAGATTAGGATCGACCATACCTTTTTCCAACAGTGGGTAGAGTGGCAGCTGAATGGATGTTGGATAACAGCCAGGGTTGGCGACCAGATCAGAACCGATTATTTGATCTCTAAACAGCTCAGGAAGCCCATAGGCGGCTTTTTCCAACAGTTCAGGGGCCAAATGCTCTTTGCCATACCACGCTGCATATGTTGCCGCACTTTTAAGCCGGAAATCGGCGGAAAGATCCACCACCCGACTTCCCAGCTTTAACATCTGGGGTACCACTTCCATAGAGGTCACATGGGGCAGTGCGCAGAACACCACATCTGCGGCATCTGCCGCTTTTGCAGCATGCATAGGCTGACAGACCAGGTGCCGAACCGCCTCTAAATGTGTATAGACCTGTGCAATAGATTGCCCAGCAAAGCGTTCAGAGCTGATAAAGGTCAGTTCTGCGCCGGGGTGGTGATGTAAAAGCCGGATCAATTCGCCGCCGGTATAGCCTGTTGCGCCCAAGATAGCGACACGCAGGGTGGTACCCATGATGGTATTCCTCAAACAGTCAGTTCATAAAAGAGAGCACATTGTCCTCTGCTTTAACCACGAGATCAAACCTAAAAAGAGTGACCGTCACCCTACACCCTGTGCAAGGTTTCACAGCAGCATATACTAAATCTGTCATCACTAAGAAGGATCGGTTTTAAAGGGTATGGCCGGTCACCTATGATTTTCATAACAGACGCCAAAGAGTGCGCGGTTGATCACACAGGGTATAAACCTAACCTGAATGCGTGTAACCCCAACCCAAAAACCTGTCGCCATCCCATACCTAAACACGCTATTGGCTTAATATGAATGTCAAAGCGTGTGAGCTTGATCAACACACATCATAAAAAAAGGGAGACGCAAGCGTCTCCCTTTTCCAAATCCAAAATCCTGCAAGCTTAACGCTTGGAGAACTGGGTGCTCTTACGCGCTTTATGACGACCGTACTTCTTACGTTCAACGGTACGTGCATCACGGGTCAGGAAGCCCGCTTTCTTCAGCACGGGGCGCAGGGCCTCATCGTAAT includes:
- the argC gene encoding N-acetyl-gamma-glutamyl-phosphate reductase; this encodes MGTTLRVAILGATGYTGGELIRLLHHHPGAELTFISSERFAGQSIAQVYTHLEAVRHLVCQPMHAAKAADAADVVFCALPHVTSMEVVPQMLKLGSRVVDLSADFRLKSAATYAAWYGKEHLAPELLEKAAYGLPELFRDQIIGSDLVANPGCYPTSIQLPLYPLLEKGMVDPNLIIADSKSGVSGAGRSPSQGTLYAELAEGFKAYKVDAHRHIPEMEQNLGLVAEQDLKIRFTPHLLPQSRGILSTCYLRPHAGVDAQKARDVLQTFYHDEPFVTVLDDGRVPATSDVRGSNACHIGVVEDTRSGWIIVVSVIDNLVKGASGAAVQNFNLMTGWDETTALNTLPMFP